A section of the Engystomops pustulosus chromosome 3, aEngPut4.maternal, whole genome shotgun sequence genome encodes:
- the LOC140121195 gene encoding uncharacterized protein, giving the protein MPTCGRLESEPYSDPSELDPNFLEQEVLRSRQEDPDSFLCKEGPSVVDRIKEPRERGMLAPPPNHHHSDGRKQLRLGSNLSFPLRAGVLDSSPSRKQLKLQGVKSGLGSAKIEHSLSEESSYPHSLGQRLDSVLFKETRGYKIPSIIESGSYHLPVGRRKYLFHLSHSFEGIPKQRSGLSQQEGDPTERMVSQPGNLPTPNQRLGHAPNRPIRHEGEFKMPTILFSGGRRVQRPLGRVQPSLERKSHVCLSPNSPNRESTQKNFARPVKGDPDLPKLAKKKLVPTVEVPICPATFYSTGSEGPSISRTDFPSRSRKTPSGGLDPEFEFLRSQGLSRAVITTLKVLDFLQKGLEIGLSTSTLKVQISALSAFFDHPLADHRITLTLDPSFVPKVASRFHKIQEIILPSFYGNPSSSKELEWHSLDVRRSVLEYLKVTKSWRKDHNLFVQFQGKNKGVKASKTTIARWLKTAIASCYTEQGKEVPPNLKAHSTRAISASWAEKRGASLEQICRAATWASSSTFAKHYRLDLPNSQDLAFGQKVLQAVVPP; this is encoded by the exons ATGCCTACCTGCGGTCGCCTGGAGTCAGAGCCATACTCGGATCCTTCAGAATTGGATCCTAACTTTCTGGAACAGGAAGTCCTCAGGTCTAGACAAGAAGATCCGGATTCCTTCCTTTGTAAAGAGGGACCTTCTGTGGTGGACAGAATTAAGGAACCTAGAGAAAGGGGTATGTTGGCACCACctcccaaccatcaccatagtgacggacgcaagcagctcaggctggggagcaaTCTTTCCTTCCCACTACGAGCAGGGGTCCTGGACTCTAGCCCAAGCAGGAAACAGCTCAAACTACAGGGAGTTAAGAGCGGTCTGGGAAGCGCTAAGATCGAACACAGCCTATCTGAGGAATCATCATATCCACATTCTCTCGGACAACGTCTCGACAGTGTCCTATTTAAGgagacaagggggtacaagatcccCAGTATTATCGAGTCTGGCTCGTACCATCTTCCAGTGGGCAGAAGAAAATATCTTTTCCATCTCAGCCACTCATTTGAAGGGATCCCTAAACAGAGaagcggattatctcagcaggaggGAGATCCTACCGAACGAATGGTGTCTCAACCAGGAAATCTTCCTACACCTAACCAGCGTCTGGGGCATGCCCCAAATAGACCTATTCGCCACGAGGGAGAATTCAAAATGCCAACAATACTTTTCTCTGGAGGCCGGCGAGTCCAGAGACCACTTGGACGCGTTCAGCCATCGTTGGAGCGGAAATCTcatgtatgcctttcccccaattcccctaatcGCGAGAGTACTCAGAAAAATTTTGCTCGACCGGTCAAGGGTGATCCTgatctgcccaaactggccaaAAAGAAACTGGTACCCACTGTTGAAGTCCCTATCTGTCCAGCAACCTTTTATTCTACCGGTTCAGAAGGACCTTCTATTTCAAGGACCGATTTTCCATCCCGATCCAGGAAGACTCCGTctggcggcttggatcctgagttcGAGTTCCTAAGGTCCCAAGGTCTCTCTCGGGCTGTAATAACTACtttgaag gtacTAGACTTCCTGCAAAAAGGACTAGAAATTGGACTCTCTACCAGCACTCtgaaagtccaaatttcggctTTGAGCGCATTTTTCGACCATCCCctggcggaccacag GATAACTCTGACTCTGGACCCAAGCTTTGTTCCAAAAGTGGCGTCTAGGTTTCACAAGATTCAAGAAATAATCCTTCCATCATTCTACGGGAATCCTTCTTCAAGCAAGGAATTGGagtggcattccctggatgtaaggcGCTCGGTCTTAGAGTACTTGAAGGTTACAAAATCCTGGCGCAAAgatcacaatctctttgttcagtttcaggggaagaacaaaggggtaaaggcatccaaaaccacgatcgctagatggttaaagactgccatagcctcttgttacacagaacaagggaaggaagttcctcctaatcttaaagcccattccaccagagccatatccgcctcctgggcagagaagaggggcgcttctcttgaacaaatctgcagagctgccacctggGCTTCTTCATCCACCTTTGCAAAACACTATCGGTTGGACTTGCCTAACTCACAGGATCTCGCCTTCGGTCAGaaggttctccaggctgtggtcccaccctaa